A window of Longispora fulva contains these coding sequences:
- a CDS encoding NAD-dependent epimerase/dehydratase family protein, translating into MRVLVTGHHGYIGSVLTPLLKEAGHDVVGLDTDFFASCLLGSEVDEVPSVEVDIRDVTPAHCEGFDAVLHLAALSNDPLGNLSPQITYDINQHASVRLAAAAKAAGVRRFLFSSSCSLYGAGGDAPVTEDAGFYPVTPYGESKVLAEQEISKLADADFVPTYLRNATAYGVSPRLRGDIVVNNLVAHAVTTGKVLLQSDGTPWRPLVHCEDIARAFVALLEADEDLIRDRAYNVGLTSENYRIREVAELVGAAVEGSVVSFAEGASSDKRDYRVDCERIKNEIPGFQPRWTVPTGIAQLVAAYREHGLTAEEFAGVKYQRIARIRELLDSGLLGPDLRPAS; encoded by the coding sequence ATGCGCGTGCTCGTCACCGGTCACCACGGATACATCGGAAGTGTCCTCACACCCCTGCTCAAAGAAGCCGGGCACGACGTGGTTGGCCTGGACACCGACTTCTTCGCATCCTGCCTGCTGGGCTCGGAGGTCGACGAGGTGCCCTCCGTCGAGGTGGACATCCGCGACGTCACGCCGGCGCACTGCGAGGGCTTCGACGCCGTCCTGCACCTGGCGGCGCTGTCCAACGACCCGCTGGGCAACCTGTCCCCTCAGATCACATATGACATCAACCAGCACGCCTCGGTCCGGCTCGCCGCCGCCGCCAAGGCCGCCGGTGTCCGCCGTTTCCTGTTCTCGTCCTCCTGCAGCCTGTACGGCGCCGGCGGCGACGCCCCGGTCACCGAGGACGCCGGGTTCTACCCGGTGACCCCGTACGGCGAGTCCAAGGTGCTGGCCGAGCAGGAGATCTCCAAGCTCGCCGACGCCGACTTCGTGCCCACCTACCTGCGCAACGCCACCGCCTACGGGGTCTCCCCCCGGCTGCGCGGCGACATCGTGGTGAACAACCTCGTCGCGCACGCCGTGACCACCGGCAAGGTGCTGCTCCAGTCCGACGGCACCCCGTGGCGACCCCTGGTGCACTGCGAGGACATCGCCCGCGCGTTCGTGGCCCTGCTCGAGGCCGACGAGGACCTGATCAGGGACCGCGCGTACAACGTGGGCCTGACCAGCGAGAACTACCGGATCCGCGAGGTCGCCGAGCTGGTCGGCGCGGCCGTGGAGGGCAGCGTGGTCAGCTTCGCCGAGGGCGCGTCCTCCGACAAGCGCGACTACCGGGTCGACTGTGAGCGGATCAAGAACGAGATTCCCGGGTTCCAGCCGCGGTGGACCGTGCCGACCGGCATCGCGCAGCTCGTCGCGGCGTACCGGGAGCACGGGCTGACGGCCGAGGAGTTCGCGGGCGTGAAGTACCAGCGGATCGCCCGGATCCGGGAGCTGCTCGACAGCGGCCTGCTGGGACCCGACCTGCGCCCCGCGTCGTGA
- a CDS encoding sugar transferase — MSVEQAVLRIAPRGMSARQLVEAAAAIVLLFLLSPLLIAVAIAVKATSPGPVLFRQSRLGLHREEFPVIKFRTMSHNNDDRQHREYVSSMLTSEKAAHGGEEGVFKLTKDARITPIGAFLRRTSLDELPQLWNVLKGEMSLVGPRPVLEWEAALFPPGAEQRFAARPGMTGLWQVSGRSTVDYKAALELDVIYVRNKSLWFDLKILLKTVQVIFDRSVAR; from the coding sequence ATGAGCGTCGAGCAGGCGGTACTACGCATCGCACCGCGGGGGATGAGCGCGCGTCAGCTCGTCGAGGCCGCGGCGGCGATCGTGCTGCTGTTTCTGCTGTCCCCGTTGCTGATCGCCGTGGCCATCGCGGTGAAGGCGACGAGTCCGGGTCCGGTGCTGTTCCGACAGAGCCGGCTCGGGCTGCACCGGGAGGAGTTCCCGGTCATCAAGTTCCGCACGATGAGCCACAACAACGACGACCGGCAGCACCGGGAGTACGTGTCGAGCATGCTCACCTCCGAGAAGGCCGCGCATGGCGGCGAGGAGGGGGTCTTCAAGCTCACCAAGGACGCCCGGATCACCCCGATCGGGGCGTTCCTGCGGCGGACCAGCCTGGATGAGCTGCCCCAGCTGTGGAACGTCCTCAAGGGCGAGATGTCCCTGGTGGGCCCGCGGCCGGTGCTGGAGTGGGAGGCGGCGTTGTTCCCGCCCGGGGCGGAGCAGCGGTTCGCCGCCCGGCCCGGAATGACCGGTTTGTGGCAGGTGAGCGGGCGGTCCACGGTGGACTACAAGGCCGCCCTGGAGCTCGACGTCATCTACGTCCGCAACAAGTCGCTGTGGTTCGACCTGAAGATCCTGCTCAAGACCGTCCAGGTCATCTTCGACCGCTCGGTGGCCCGCTGA
- a CDS encoding class I SAM-dependent methyltransferase, with amino-acid sequence MPECRLCGADLTETFVNLGMSPLCESFLAADKLDERESFYPLHVRVCPSCLLVQLPAYVAGEDIFSDYAYFSSYSDSWVAHAKNYADSMAETLGLDENSLVTEVASNDGYLLQHFVARGIPVVGVEPAANVAEVARAKGIRTEVEFLGPETGAAVAAKHGRADLVCGNNVYAHIPDITGFTKGLAALVKETGLVTLEFPHLLRLIERRQYDTIYHEHYQYYTLLTAQRALASGGLHLVDVEELDTHGGSLRVHARLTEQPLSQRAQDLLAREAEAGLHDVAGHKGFAAEVDKVKFDLLDFLITARREGKTVVGYGAPGKGNTLLNQCGIREDLLAYTVDRSPHKHGKFLPGTHIPIFAPDRIEKDRPDYVLVLPWNLKIELDAQLAYVRDWGGKLVYPIPTLEVS; translated from the coding sequence GTGCCTGAGTGCCGTCTGTGCGGCGCCGATTTGACCGAAACCTTCGTCAATCTGGGGATGTCCCCCCTGTGCGAGTCTTTTCTCGCTGCGGACAAACTTGATGAAAGAGAATCATTCTACCCGCTGCATGTCCGGGTCTGCCCGAGTTGCCTGCTCGTCCAGCTGCCGGCGTATGTGGCCGGCGAGGACATCTTCTCCGACTACGCCTACTTCTCCTCCTACTCGGATTCGTGGGTCGCGCACGCCAAGAACTACGCCGACTCGATGGCCGAGACCCTCGGGCTGGACGAGAACAGCCTGGTCACCGAGGTGGCCAGCAACGACGGCTACCTGCTGCAGCACTTCGTCGCGCGCGGGATCCCGGTCGTCGGGGTCGAGCCGGCGGCCAACGTCGCCGAGGTCGCCCGCGCCAAGGGCATCCGCACCGAGGTCGAGTTCCTCGGCCCGGAGACCGGCGCCGCCGTGGCGGCGAAGCACGGCCGGGCCGACCTGGTCTGCGGCAACAACGTCTATGCGCACATCCCGGACATCACGGGCTTCACGAAGGGGCTCGCCGCCCTGGTGAAGGAGACCGGGCTGGTCACGCTGGAGTTCCCGCACCTGCTGCGGCTGATCGAACGCCGGCAGTACGACACGATCTACCACGAGCACTACCAGTACTACACGCTCCTCACCGCCCAGCGCGCGCTCGCCAGCGGCGGCCTGCACCTGGTCGACGTCGAGGAGCTCGACACGCACGGCGGGTCGCTGAGAGTTCACGCCCGGCTCACCGAACAGCCGCTCTCGCAGCGCGCCCAGGACCTCCTCGCGCGCGAGGCTGAGGCCGGCCTGCACGACGTCGCCGGCCACAAGGGCTTCGCGGCGGAGGTCGACAAGGTGAAGTTCGACCTGCTGGACTTCCTGATCACCGCGCGGCGCGAGGGCAAGACGGTCGTCGGCTACGGGGCTCCGGGCAAGGGCAACACCCTGCTCAACCAGTGCGGCATCCGCGAGGACCTGCTGGCCTACACCGTGGACCGCAGCCCGCACAAACACGGGAAGTTCCTCCCCGGTACCCATATCCCGATCTTCGCTCCGGATCGCATCGAAAAGGACCGACCGGACTATGTCCTCGTCCTGCCCTGGAACCTGAAGATCGAGCTGGACGCCCAGTTGGCATACGTGCGCGACTGGGGCGGCAAGCTCGTTTACCCGATCCCGACCCTGGAAGTGTCGTGA
- a CDS encoding glycosyltransferase family 4 protein has protein sequence MSRPHVVIAVANLPVERDRRVIRECRALEGAGYRVSVICPRGTRGLRVVPGTADTRILAYPQPFAGGGLLSFAVEFAWSFFWIALRLAQAVLFQRARAAQACNPPDVFWPLALAMRALGKPFVFDHHDLSPEVYESRGGNPTGAVHRVLRLLEWLSLRCASAVVSTNESYKQMAIDRGRVRPDRITVVRNGPAAGEITVRPVHKSDKHTIVYLGVLGAQDGVDAAVLAAAELRHVRSDWRMVIAGDGECLADLKALSTAQGLDDVVEFTGWLGPEEVDELLSRATVALQPDPPTPHAERSTMAKTVEYLGRGVPVVAVDLIETRRSAAEAAVYVPTGAPKELAAALDELLSDPERRATMSGLGRSRFVEELAWEHQASRYIALWDRLLARYGADKVPAPRPAPHDQVTTGRARAETS, from the coding sequence ATGTCCAGGCCGCACGTGGTGATCGCCGTGGCCAACCTGCCGGTCGAGCGTGACCGCCGGGTGATCCGGGAGTGCCGCGCGCTGGAGGGCGCCGGCTACCGGGTCTCGGTGATCTGCCCCCGGGGAACCAGGGGTCTCCGGGTCGTCCCGGGCACCGCCGACACCCGGATCCTGGCCTACCCGCAGCCGTTCGCCGGTGGTGGGCTGCTGTCCTTCGCAGTCGAGTTCGCCTGGTCCTTCTTCTGGATCGCGCTCCGCCTCGCCCAGGCCGTGCTGTTCCAGCGGGCCCGGGCGGCGCAGGCGTGCAACCCGCCGGACGTGTTCTGGCCGCTGGCCCTGGCGATGCGCGCCCTGGGCAAACCCTTCGTCTTCGACCACCACGACCTGTCCCCCGAGGTGTACGAGAGCCGGGGCGGCAACCCGACCGGCGCGGTGCACCGGGTGCTCCGGCTGCTGGAGTGGCTGTCGCTGCGGTGCGCGTCGGCCGTGGTGTCGACGAACGAGTCGTACAAGCAGATGGCGATCGACCGGGGGCGCGTGCGGCCCGACCGGATCACGGTGGTCCGCAACGGGCCGGCCGCCGGCGAGATCACTGTCCGACCTGTCCATAAATCAGATAAACACACCATTGTGTACCTCGGCGTCCTCGGCGCCCAGGACGGCGTCGACGCCGCGGTGCTCGCCGCCGCCGAACTCCGGCACGTCCGCTCCGACTGGCGGATGGTCATCGCCGGGGACGGCGAGTGCCTGGCCGACCTGAAGGCGCTCAGCACCGCCCAGGGCCTCGACGACGTCGTCGAGTTCACCGGCTGGCTGGGCCCGGAGGAGGTGGACGAGCTGCTCTCCCGGGCGACCGTGGCGCTGCAGCCCGACCCGCCGACCCCGCACGCCGAGCGGTCCACGATGGCGAAGACCGTGGAATATCTCGGTCGCGGGGTGCCGGTCGTCGCCGTGGACCTGATCGAGACCCGGCGCAGCGCGGCGGAAGCTGCCGTGTACGTGCCGACGGGCGCGCCGAAGGAACTGGCGGCCGCGCTCGACGAACTGTTGTCCGACCCGGAACGGCGTGCCACGATGTCCGGTTTAGGTAGGTCCCGCTTTGTCGAGGAGCTCGCCTGGGAACATCAGGCGTCCCGCTACATCGCCCTGTGGGATAGGTTACTGGCACGGTACGGTGCCGATAAGGTGCCCGCTCCCCGCCCAGCTCCACACGACCAGGTCACCACTGGGCGTGCACGCGCAGAAACTTCGTGA
- a CDS encoding oligosaccharide flippase family protein, which yields MKSAVGWSYILTGGRLAVTMIVMLLLARLLGPAALGVLTLALVLVNLVQAVLQQGLMAAIIQRSELRDEHLNAAFWLLLVLSVVLALGLAAVTPLYASAAHSKSLTGVCLALTPLLPLLALSLIPEALLRRELQFKTLTMRSLSSVMLGGVVGVGMAFAGYGVWALVAQQLITAAVGVAVLWARTDWRPSRPRVGPARELWSFSSRSALASVGLLIGTRGYVLITGYYFGAVAVGLLRLASRLSETLVDVAARSLQQVSLPELSRLQDDKPAFAARLGALQHLGALLGLPALGILAGIAHPFMVFLGPAWSPAANALQLLCLVGAVNVYGVLLGPALQAAGRPGTLSVVVWSQAGLSLVGYAVVGHFADSMTVAEQVFGIALTTLVSEVVVVAAALWWTLHRVLQVPLWPALGPTLPAALAGVVGFGVAALIDAVDRHLPPAVAVLLQGTVAVLVAGGLLIVLDSKARDILGRLGRKLRLTPARV from the coding sequence GTGAAGAGCGCCGTCGGCTGGTCCTACATCCTCACCGGCGGACGCCTCGCCGTGACCATGATCGTGATGCTGCTGCTGGCCCGGCTCCTGGGCCCGGCGGCGCTCGGCGTGCTCACCCTGGCCCTGGTGCTCGTCAACCTCGTGCAGGCCGTGCTCCAACAGGGCCTGATGGCCGCGATCATCCAGCGGTCCGAGCTGCGCGACGAGCACCTGAACGCCGCGTTCTGGCTGCTCCTGGTCCTCAGCGTCGTGCTCGCCCTCGGCCTGGCGGCGGTCACCCCGCTCTACGCCAGCGCGGCGCACTCCAAGTCCCTGACCGGGGTCTGCCTGGCGCTCACTCCGCTGCTACCGCTGCTCGCGCTGTCCCTGATCCCGGAGGCGCTGCTCCGCCGGGAGCTGCAGTTCAAGACCCTGACGATGCGGTCGCTGTCCTCGGTCATGCTCGGCGGCGTCGTGGGCGTCGGGATGGCGTTCGCGGGGTACGGGGTCTGGGCCCTCGTCGCCCAGCAGCTGATCACGGCCGCGGTCGGGGTGGCCGTGCTGTGGGCGCGGACCGACTGGCGGCCGAGCCGGCCCCGGGTCGGCCCGGCCCGCGAGCTGTGGAGCTTCTCGTCCCGGTCGGCGCTGGCCAGCGTGGGCCTGCTGATCGGTACCCGGGGCTACGTCCTGATCACCGGGTACTACTTCGGCGCCGTCGCCGTCGGTCTGCTCCGGCTGGCCTCCCGACTGTCGGAGACCCTGGTGGACGTGGCCGCCCGGTCCCTGCAACAGGTGTCCCTGCCCGAGTTGTCGCGGTTGCAGGACGACAAACCGGCGTTCGCGGCCCGGCTCGGCGCGCTCCAGCACCTCGGGGCGCTGCTCGGCCTGCCGGCGCTCGGCATCCTGGCCGGGATCGCGCACCCGTTCATGGTGTTCCTCGGCCCGGCCTGGTCGCCCGCGGCCAACGCACTGCAACTGCTCTGCCTGGTCGGCGCGGTCAACGTCTACGGCGTCCTGCTCGGCCCGGCCCTCCAGGCGGCCGGGAGGCCCGGAACGCTGTCCGTGGTGGTCTGGAGCCAGGCCGGCCTCTCCCTGGTCGGCTACGCGGTCGTGGGGCACTTCGCCGACAGCATGACGGTGGCCGAGCAGGTGTTCGGGATCGCCCTGACCACGCTGGTCTCCGAGGTGGTCGTAGTGGCCGCCGCGCTGTGGTGGACGCTGCACCGGGTGCTCCAGGTGCCGCTGTGGCCGGCCCTGGGACCGACGCTGCCGGCCGCGCTGGCCGGGGTGGTCGGGTTCGGGGTGGCCGCGCTCATCGACGCCGTGGACCGGCACCTGCCGCCCGCGGTGGCGGTGCTGTTGCAGGGGACGGTGGCCGTGCTGGTCGCCGGGGGGCTGCTGATCGTGCTGGACTCCAAGGCGCGGGACATCCTGGGCCGGCTCGGCCGGAAGCTGCGGCTGACCCCGGCCAGGGTCTGA
- a CDS encoding DegT/DnrJ/EryC1/StrS family aminotransferase — protein sequence MKVPFMDLRAMHAPIEDRVLELVRELAGTSAFIGGRHVAEFESAWAAYCGVEHAVGVANGTDAIVLTLRALGVGPGDEVLVPANTFIASAAAVSAAGATPVFVDVDPVHLQVTPDTLDAGRTERTKAVLLVHLYGHIVLPEPILAFANAHGLVVVEDAAQAHGATWEGRRAGSFGVAACFSFYPGKNLGAWGDGGAVVTDDPALAERIRTLANHGRAGGDHYRHAEIGINSRLDAMQAGILSLKLPLLDGWNAQKDDIVDLYRNKLGGMIVEPPDGVTSAWHLLVVRVADRDAVRAELDRKEIQTGVHYPIPCHQQPAYNVAAHAPVAESAARELLSLPLFPTMTEAQVEYVSAALTGALRG from the coding sequence ATGAAGGTTCCCTTCATGGACCTGCGGGCGATGCACGCCCCGATCGAGGACCGGGTCCTCGAGCTGGTCCGGGAGCTCGCCGGCACGTCGGCGTTCATCGGCGGCCGGCACGTCGCGGAGTTCGAGAGCGCCTGGGCGGCGTACTGCGGGGTCGAGCACGCCGTCGGCGTCGCCAACGGCACCGACGCGATCGTCCTGACCCTGCGGGCGCTGGGCGTAGGCCCGGGCGACGAGGTGCTGGTCCCGGCGAACACGTTCATCGCCAGCGCCGCCGCCGTGTCCGCCGCCGGGGCCACCCCGGTGTTCGTGGACGTCGACCCGGTGCACCTGCAGGTCACACCGGACACACTCGACGCCGGGCGGACGGAGCGGACGAAGGCGGTCCTGCTCGTACACCTCTATGGGCACATTGTCCTTCCTGAGCCGATTCTGGCCTTCGCCAACGCGCACGGCCTCGTCGTCGTCGAGGACGCGGCGCAGGCGCATGGCGCGACCTGGGAGGGCCGGCGGGCCGGCTCGTTCGGCGTCGCGGCCTGCTTCAGCTTCTACCCGGGCAAGAACCTCGGCGCGTGGGGCGACGGCGGCGCGGTCGTGACCGACGACCCGGCGCTCGCCGAGCGGATCCGCACCCTGGCCAACCACGGCAGGGCCGGCGGGGACCACTACCGGCACGCGGAGATCGGCATCAACAGCCGGCTGGACGCGATGCAGGCCGGGATCCTGTCCCTCAAACTCCCCCTTCTGGACGGATGGAACGCCCAGAAGGATGACATCGTCGACCTCTACCGCAACAAGCTCGGTGGGATGATCGTTGAGCCGCCCGACGGGGTCACCTCCGCCTGGCACCTCCTGGTCGTGCGGGTCGCCGACCGGGACGCCGTCCGCGCCGAACTGGACCGCAAGGAGATCCAGACCGGCGTGCACTACCCGATCCCGTGTCACCAGCAGCCCGCGTACAACGTGGCCGCGCACGCGCCCGTCGCCGAGTCGGCCGCTCGTGAGCTGTTGTCCCTGCCGTTGTTCCCGACCATGACGGAGGCCCAGGTGGAGTACGTGTCCGCCGCCCTTACGGGGGCGCTGCGAGGATGA
- a CDS encoding class I SAM-dependent methyltransferase gives MTRQHTSELTCEACGALGLTPCADLGLFPATCGMTWPEPPTDPVLGRMDLWYCPSCAHVVNRAFTEDLRATDGLFDNGMLSSASYRAHVAGVAERVLGRALPTRTLELGCGEGELLELLPGERTGWSRHVPEPTTLGGYTLNAGSWTPGAGAYDLVVARHVLEHVADPLGLLRQLRSVTDGRGYFEVPDAGYDLGAAGWDVIYPHAQYFHAGSLVAMCERAGFTVTNYGLTFHDQYLYVEVSTHPGAERAEACVDCGPLDNDHQRAVAQNFGDRFGALIDRWQGVVKAHHRPALWGAGARGLTFLATVDPGHAMTVVDLNPGKHGRFLATGHRVDPPSSLPPDTDVVIITNPAYQKEIERSVAELGVTCEVLVA, from the coding sequence GTGACCCGGCAGCACACCTCCGAGCTGACCTGCGAGGCCTGTGGGGCCCTCGGCCTCACACCGTGCGCCGACCTGGGGCTGTTCCCGGCCACCTGCGGGATGACCTGGCCCGAGCCCCCGACCGACCCCGTCCTGGGCCGGATGGACCTGTGGTACTGCCCGAGCTGCGCGCACGTCGTCAACCGGGCCTTCACCGAGGACCTCCGGGCCACCGACGGGCTGTTCGACAACGGCATGCTGTCCTCCGCGTCGTACCGCGCGCACGTGGCGGGGGTGGCCGAACGGGTGCTCGGCCGGGCGCTGCCGACCCGCACCCTGGAACTGGGCTGCGGCGAGGGCGAGCTGCTCGAGCTGCTGCCCGGCGAGCGGACCGGTTGGAGCCGGCACGTGCCGGAGCCCACCACCCTGGGCGGCTACACGCTCAACGCCGGCTCCTGGACCCCCGGGGCCGGGGCCTACGACCTCGTCGTCGCCCGGCACGTCCTCGAACACGTCGCCGACCCGCTCGGCCTGCTGCGCCAGCTCCGGAGCGTCACCGACGGCCGGGGCTACTTCGAGGTCCCCGACGCCGGCTACGACCTGGGCGCGGCCGGTTGGGACGTGATCTACCCGCACGCGCAGTACTTCCACGCCGGGTCCCTGGTCGCGATGTGCGAGCGGGCCGGGTTCACGGTGACGAACTACGGGCTGACGTTCCACGACCAGTACCTGTATGTCGAGGTCAGCACCCATCCCGGGGCGGAGAGGGCCGAGGCCTGCGTCGACTGCGGGCCGTTGGACAACGACCACCAGCGTGCGGTCGCGCAGAACTTCGGCGACCGGTTCGGCGCGCTGATCGACCGGTGGCAGGGCGTGGTCAAGGCCCACCACAGGCCGGCGCTGTGGGGTGCCGGGGCCCGGGGCCTGACCTTCCTGGCCACCGTGGACCCCGGGCACGCCATGACCGTCGTCGACCTGAACCCGGGCAAACACGGTCGTTTCCTGGCAACCGGGCACCGGGTCGACCCGCCGTCGAGCCTCCCCCCGGACACCGATGTCGTGATCATCACGAACCCGGCGTACCAGAAGGAGATCGAAAGGTCCGTCGCGGAGCTGGGCGTCACCTGCGAGGTGCTGGTCGCATGA
- a CDS encoding Gfo/Idh/MocA family protein, whose amino-acid sequence MRVGVIGCGYWGAKHLRVLTQIPDVDLVVAIDRREDQLKQLQQQFPGVLCVSELDEALDLVDAAIVATPPRTHGPIAKRLLAAGKHVLVEKPMTASTAEALELIALAEAGGLTLMTGHTFAYNAAVIALRDLVASGELGSIYYLDSARLNLGLYQPDVNVVWDLAPHDISIINTVLDAEPTSVTAFGSKHAGSPFEDVAYLRLDYGTIGATANLHVSWLHPSKVRQTTVVGSQRMAVYDDMLDEGRLRIYDKGVQAQPTNDGAVPMTYRYGGIVSPHIAFTEPLMSEDKHFVECIRTGARPKTDGYAGLAVVRVLEAANESIQTGRTVELLEVTKA is encoded by the coding sequence ATGCGCGTTGGTGTCATCGGTTGCGGGTACTGGGGAGCGAAGCACCTCCGCGTCCTCACGCAGATTCCGGACGTCGATCTGGTCGTGGCGATCGACCGCCGCGAGGACCAGCTCAAGCAGCTCCAGCAGCAGTTCCCCGGCGTGCTGTGCGTCTCGGAACTCGACGAGGCGCTGGACCTGGTGGACGCGGCCATCGTCGCGACCCCGCCCCGCACCCACGGCCCGATCGCGAAGCGGCTGCTCGCGGCCGGCAAGCACGTGCTCGTCGAGAAGCCGATGACGGCGTCGACCGCCGAGGCGCTGGAGCTCATCGCGCTCGCCGAGGCCGGCGGCCTGACGCTCATGACCGGGCACACCTTCGCCTACAACGCCGCGGTGATCGCGCTGCGGGACCTGGTGGCCTCCGGCGAACTGGGCTCCATCTACTACCTCGACTCCGCTCGACTGAACCTCGGCCTCTACCAGCCCGACGTCAACGTCGTCTGGGATCTGGCCCCGCACGACATCTCCATCATCAACACTGTTCTCGACGCGGAGCCCACTTCCGTTACAGCCTTCGGCTCCAAGCACGCTGGGTCACCTTTTGAGGACGTAGCGTATCTGCGGCTGGACTACGGCACCATCGGCGCAACGGCCAACCTGCACGTCAGCTGGTTGCACCCCTCCAAGGTGCGTCAGACCACCGTGGTCGGCAGCCAGCGGATGGCCGTGTACGACGACATGCTCGACGAGGGCCGGCTGCGCATCTACGACAAGGGCGTCCAGGCCCAGCCCACCAACGACGGCGCGGTGCCGATGACCTACCGGTACGGCGGCATCGTCTCCCCGCACATCGCGTTCACCGAGCCGCTGATGAGCGAGGACAAGCACTTCGTCGAGTGCATCCGGACCGGGGCCCGCCCGAAGACGGACGGTTACGCCGGCCTGGCGGTCGTCCGGGTCCTGGAAGCCGCGAACGAATCCATCCAGACCGGTCGCACGGTCGAACTGCTGGAGGTTACGAAGGCATGA
- a CDS encoding dTDP-4-dehydrorhamnose 3,5-epimerase family protein, whose translation MLFTPLAPAGAYLITPEPVGDHRGLFARVFCADEFAEHGLATVYVQGSVATNPRAGTLRGMHWQVAPHAEVKLVRVTAGAIWDVVVDVRPDSATYLEHAAVELSAANRATLYVPAGFAHGYITLTDDVEITYQMSERYAPDAYRGARWDDPAFGIEWPREPTVIADRDATYPDFVR comes from the coding sequence GTGCTGTTCACGCCACTCGCCCCCGCCGGGGCATACCTCATCACGCCCGAGCCCGTCGGTGACCACCGGGGCCTGTTCGCCAGGGTGTTCTGCGCCGACGAGTTCGCCGAACACGGCCTGGCCACGGTGTACGTGCAGGGCAGCGTCGCCACCAATCCCCGCGCCGGCACCCTGCGCGGCATGCACTGGCAGGTCGCGCCGCACGCCGAGGTGAAGCTCGTCCGGGTCACGGCCGGCGCGATCTGGGACGTGGTCGTCGACGTCCGCCCCGACTCGGCGACGTACCTGGAGCACGCGGCCGTCGAGCTGTCCGCCGCCAACCGCGCGACACTCTACGTGCCCGCTGGCTTTGCGCATGGTTACATCACGCTCACCGACGACGTCGAGATCACCTACCAGATGTCCGAGAGGTACGCCCCGGACGCCTACCGGGGCGCGCGGTGGGACGACCCGGCGTTCGGGATCGAGTGGCCGCGCGAGCCGACCGTGATCGCCGACCGGGACGCGACCTACCCGGACTTCGTCCGCTAG
- a CDS encoding glycosyltransferase family 2 protein, which produces MRLTVGMPVYNGEKYVAETIAALLAQDYDDFELLISDNCSTDSTPEIVRSFGDDRIRYTRTDRNIGGVHNFNRVVALAEGELFKWTGYDDMCAPTMLSRCVDALDAAPGAVLAYPRTVLIDGAGERTRSHRDFLDLRAPSPWRRVARYARKISLVNPMYGVIRTAALRRTGILRTYVSSDYTMLAELAALGEFHEVPEELFFRRVHEDSTALAPERKLADLARWWNPDGPARARAPRLRMQAETARALLAIDPASAVAWTLNWNARKTKDRLSRLKRRFVR; this is translated from the coding sequence ATGAGGTTGACCGTCGGGATGCCCGTGTACAACGGCGAGAAGTACGTCGCGGAGACCATCGCGGCGCTGCTCGCCCAGGACTACGACGACTTCGAGCTCCTGATCAGCGACAACTGCTCCACCGACAGCACACCGGAGATCGTCAGGTCGTTCGGGGACGACCGGATCCGCTACACCAGGACCGACCGCAACATCGGCGGCGTGCACAACTTCAACCGGGTCGTGGCGCTCGCCGAGGGCGAGCTGTTCAAGTGGACCGGGTACGACGACATGTGCGCCCCGACGATGCTCAGCCGCTGCGTCGACGCCCTGGACGCCGCGCCGGGGGCCGTGCTCGCCTACCCGCGCACGGTCCTGATCGACGGGGCCGGCGAACGGACCCGTTCGCACCGCGACTTCCTCGACCTGCGCGCACCGTCGCCGTGGCGGCGGGTGGCCCGCTACGCCCGCAAGATCAGCCTGGTGAACCCGATGTACGGCGTGATCCGCACGGCAGCCCTCCGGCGCACCGGGATCCTCCGCACCTACGTCTCCAGCGACTACACGATGCTCGCGGAGCTGGCCGCGCTGGGCGAGTTCCACGAGGTGCCCGAAGAACTGTTCTTCCGCCGGGTGCACGAGGACTCCACGGCCCTGGCCCCAGAGCGCAAACTGGCGGACCTGGCCCGGTGGTGGAACCCGGACGGCCCGGCCAGGGCCCGCGCGCCGAGGCTGCGGATGCAGGCGGAGACGGCGCGGGCGCTGCTCGCGATCGACCCCGCCTCGGCGGTGGCCTGGACGCTGAACTGGAACGCGCGCAAGACCAAGGACCGGCTCAGCAGACTCAAAAGGAGATTCGTCCGGTGA